aaagaaaaaacgaGAATACAACCCTAGTCTATATCAATATGGTCGGATCCTGGCTCGTCTTCCTGGTTTTCCTCCTTCTCCTCCTCACCATCCTTAGGAAGGGATACAATGgccaggccaaaatcatgaaaattttcCTTATCTTGGGGTAAGAGTCCAGCTCCCTCAAATTGTTCCCGGCACTTGTCAAAACCGGTCTTGAAAAGAGGGTAAGCCTTATCTATCACGGCCttattgaactcaggagattgaaggaaggaagcttgccatttatccttattatgCTCCGCCAGAGACAAAGCAATCTCGGCCCTCTCTGCTCGGGATTGTTGAACttctatctgctcggatagagaaTGGTTTCTCGACTCCGAGACAGACAAGGCACCTCGCAGATTCTCCTCCCGAATGGTAGCTTCATTGAGGTCCTCCCGAGACTTGTCTAGTGCCGTGTGAGCCGACTCCAAGGAAGCTTTTAGGATGGCGATTTCCTCTTCGTGAAGGCTTTTAGCCCGAGCAAGCTCTCCGTGCAGTTGATTTTGGATTTCTTGAGCAGCTCGGGTTTGTTGACCTTTCTTGGTAGCCACTGCCGCCACTTCCTCGAAGGCCGAGATCATCATTTGGGCAGCCAACCTACCATACTTAATAGGTAGCAAtggaatcgaggtacctacctcatcttctactataaatagcaggtattaatgtcatttaccatttctgaaatctttgaactcttaagcattatacatattttctcccaaatattgttTGTGtacatcttcaacctgctgacttaagcatcggagtggccacgccggacacccctccggcgcccattcacgagttcctttcattgtttgcaggtgctattgaagccattatcttcactcaaatttcctaaaaactataaattattgatttgacccgttggagctccttacccggctcatccatttcaacgaagtcacatcacCCCTCCTCATATTTGGCCAAGAGACTGCAGAATTACTAGATCTTACTGtagtattatatttttcttatattttgtatatgtcAAAGATATTATGTACTTCCGTGACTGTAAGTTAAAATAATCGTTTATCAAAAGTGTTAGCAAGCGCAGCTGTTGGGGTCCTACCGTGTTAGTTCAATGCACATGTTGAGGTACAAGAATATCATGGCTTCCGCCAAACGTTACAACTCAGGAAAATTTATAACTAAACCCCACCGCATCTCCATATCTTCCAACCGTTCCGTCCAAATTACTTTTCTTCTTCTcccttttatttgatttttgccatagttatttaaaatataaaattttaattcctACCTATTAAAATCGtatttttagtattaaaaatgttttacctcgaattaaagataaattaagagtttttttccccaaaagaaaaaaaaataagatcTCATAACAAGTTATGGAGAGTATATTTTGAGATTTGTGGTATTATTATcttgaaataaatgttttgactTTGGAGAGACAAATTGTCATGAATTCTAAGTTCTCTTATCATGTTGAATCCATATATGACATGTCAATGTTGACGAGTTAGAGAAATAAGTATAGACAATTAAATTTGTTGACCTATTAAATTATgtcaaatacaaaataatattaaatatcaataaaaaaaatctatttattGAGATATTAAATTCCTACGaaaattaaatagttaattaaatgatactttaatatattttgtggcCAAATCAATATTGCAATCTTGTACTAaatagaagaaaatattaatattttagtaTTAAAAATCCAATCTTACACTCAATAGAAGAAAATACTGATATTTTtagtatttgaaattaaatcttGTGATTAACGGAAAGTAATCACCATATAAATCAGGAGGAGCCAATCAAATTATGACACCTCATCAAGTGAAAATGACAAGAAGTTCATCATTAGACTATAAATAAAGGCAAAGGACCAAGAAAGAGACAATACAAAAGACAAAGAAGTAGAGGAGAATTCAAGGTTCAAATTCTCTCAGCTTAAGCTCTTCAAATTCAAGATCATCGGCCAAATTCAAGATGTTTATCGTGtttttcaaattattcaaattaaataagatcATGTTCTTCGTCGAATTCAAGAAAATCAAGTTCttcatcaaattcaagaagatCAGCGAACTTCAAGGCGTGATTCAAGACGTTCATCTTATTCttcttcaaattatttaaattgaagaAGATCACGAAGTTCAAGCCGTTCATCGTGTTCTTcttcaaaatattcaaattcgAGAAAACCATGTTCTTCATCAAAGTCAAGAATATCGAGTTCTTCATGAACTTCAAGAAGATTAACGAAATCGttcttcttcatcaaattcAAGTATATCGAGTTATTCATCAACTTCAAGAAGATCAATAAAATCGTTAATTATGGTATttcttcaaattatttaaattcaagaacatcgtacttttcatcaaattcaagaagaGCAACGAAATCGTCCAGCGTATTCatcttcaaattcaaattcatccAATTCAAGACCAACAAATTTCAAGGCGTGATCCAAGGTATTGATCGCGTTCTTCTCAAATTTTGAAGTTTAATTCGATATCAAGGCGTTGACCTATCGAATTAATGATATTGAAATACCAAACCATCTTCTACGAAGATCAAATACTTAAGAAACTCAAATTTAACAAGAAACTGTCGTTGAAAAGGATAATCAATGGATCATTTAGAGATTGCATCCacaaatctttatttattttaaaaattcaatttgtatCCACATTTCTTTTGTGATTTtacgaaataaaaaaatttgtattacAAATTTCTGGCACGTCTGGTGGGACCATCTCTACCCTTCATCTCTTCTCGTCAACAAAAGCATCATAGACAACATGTCGGTCTATGAAAAGATCTCAAATATGAAGGTTTCTTTTACAAAGTCAATGGGATGCCTTGGAGTCGTCACAAGGAATATGTCCAAAAAGATGCAAGTATCCTTCGGAGTAGCTCACTTCAATGAGACCACCCAAACGTATGAAGGTGAATATTTCATCATCCATTCCTCGACTACCATTAAGCTACTCGGGCACCTCAAATATAGCACCCGTGATTGTGACGAATGCCACAACTTCGGAAGATCAAGTAGCGACTCTGTCAAAAGCCATCGAAGGACTCATAAGACATGTTCAAGAACAAAACTCTCAAATTACAAAGTTGATGGGCAAGATAGATCATGTTGATGCAAGTCACATGAAAGGAAAACATCATGAAACTAACAATGACATTGAATCATCATCGGAAGAAAGAGAAATGGTTCCAACAAATAAATTTCACGTCTCATTTGATGGAACAATCCCCATCGACCAGCTAAAAGAGTTCATTATAGGGACTATCATAGATAAATTTGATGGATGCTCAAAGTCTTCCCTAGCCTATGCAAGCCATATTCACAAAGAATTGATAATCTAAGAAAGCCGATAGGCTATCAACCTCCGAAATTTCAGCAATTTGACGGTAAAAGGAACCCGAAGCAACATGTGGCTCACTTTATTGAAACATGTAATAACGTTGGCAAGTATGGAGATCGTCTGGCAAAGCAATTTGTCCATTCACTAAAAGGAAACACATTTGATTGGTACAGTGATATGGAGGCAGACTCGATTGATAATTGGAACCAATTAAAACAAGAATTTCTCAATTGTTTCTACGGCACCCGACGAGTAGTCAGTATGGTTGGGCTAACAAACTCACGACAATGGAAAGAAGAGCCTGCCattgactatattaatttttggagAAACTTGAGCCTTAACTGCAAAGACCGAGTGTCGGAATCCTCTGCCATCGAAATGTGCATCCAAGGCATGCACTGGGGGGCTTCAATATATTCTTCAAGGAATCAAGTCAAAGACATTTGAAGAATTAGCTACAAGAGCTCATGATATGGAGCTGATCATGGTTTCAAGTGGAACAGATGGGCCTCCGGCTCAAGAACTTCGTAGAACTAAAGAAAGAGAACGTTCCAAGGAAGGAGGAAAGTCTTTCACGAAGACCCCGACCAAAGAATATATGACAATTAATGCAACACTTGTCAAGGTAAAAGGAAGCACAAGTGATAAAAACAACCCAAGGAAAGAAATCTCGCAAGAAATAGAGCAGAGAAGAATGACTTTAAAAGAGATGCAAGCAAATCAATATCTTTTTCTTGATTCTGATGTTTCTGGAATATTTGATGATTTGGTTAAATCAAACTTGATCGAGTTGGCGGAAATGAAGCGTCTTGAAGAATCTGAGCGAGTGGATGAcccaaaatattgaaaataccACCGATTGCAAATGACCTTGGCATTTACAGATGAAGATCTATCATTCTGTTCTGGATTTCACAATTGACCACTATTCTCCACATGTTATAGTCACGATAAAAAAGTGAATATGATATTGGTTGATGGAGGTTCAGCAGTCAATATTATTCCATTGTGCACAGTGAAAAAATTGAACATTTCCATGAAAGAACTTGCAAACAGTCGTCTCATGATCCAAGGACTCAATCAAGAAGGGCAAAAGGCTCTTGGGGCCATAAGATTAGAATTACTAACGGAAAACATGTCCTCAAGTGCATTATTGCATGTCATAGATGCCAAAACATCCTACAACATGTTATTCGGTCGACAATGCCTTCATGAAAATGAAGTTTTTCTTTCTACATGGCatcaatgtttcaaatactctcgAGACGGAGTGGTGAAGAAGGTTCTTGGGGATGAGAGACCATTTACCGAAGCTGAATCAAATTTTGCTGATGCCAAATATTActtcgaaaataaaaaaaacaaaaatcgaaGAAGATTAACCTCATCAAGAATCCAAAAGGCAGGATAATGAAATCAAAGAAAGTATGACGTTCCATAAAGATCAGTTGAAAGGTGAATTACCCATCCAGAAGATGGATCCCTTATACTCCCCCTTACAAATCTTGAGGGATTCGTTCGCCAAACTCAAGGTATCAAAGTAGAACATGGGGAATGCTCAAAACTACAGAGCGTTAAGGGTTTTGATCCAAAAGCTTACAAACTTCTTGTTAAGTCTATATATAATCCAAAGGAGAATCTTGCATTGGGAAAACTTCCTTTGGTAATTTCTAACAAATTGGGCATGAATTGACTACTGCTCCAAAGATGCTGAAAGAAATTGGATATCCCGTTCAAAAAAACCGAACAGGCCTTGGGTTTGTCCCGCCACGGCCTGTTCGCATTGCCATCAAAAGAGTCAGTATCAACTATACATACTGCTGAAGATGGATCCTCGTCAGCGAAAAAGGCCTTTTATGAAAAACAATGGGTGTCTGTCTTTGATAGGCTAGGCTGATGTAAAAAGTGGAAAAGTAGGAGCAACGAGTGTCAAAGATTAAACACACCTAAGAATTTTAGGAAAGTGTATAAACAGCAAGACCCAGGAAGATTGCGAAGTTTGATTCCATCTCGTATGAAGCGACACACCATCTTGATCATATCGTGCAATAAAGTTCTGAAGGCTAAAATAAAGACTGTGGTTTACGCACGagtccaagaaaatgaagatgatatAGAGAGTGTAGCTTCTTGTAGTAACATGGATTGAGACATTTTCCATGACATCTTCCAAAAGATCGAATTTCAATCACTCAAACAAACCCTCATAGTAATGTCCGATATTGCGTAAATCGACAATCTAGAAAATGTGATGAAGAAATATGAAAACTTTATAAATATCGAACATTTATACGAAGACATGATGACAACATGCCACATCACCTCAAAGAAAGAAAAGGCTCCATCAGAGGAAGATGATGGACCGCCCCTCCTGCGCTCAAAGGAGGAGTTAAAACCATAATAGATGAGTTAAAAGAACTTGGGTGGTCTTGATAACCTTTTACCAATCTACCTCTGCACCTTGTCTTCTACTGATGAATAAGAAGCATATGTCGAGCTACTACATGAATATAAGGATATATTTCCAtggttttataaataaatgCCCGGACTAGATCCGAAGGTGGCAGTCCATCATTTGGCTGCCAAAAGAGGAACTCGACCTATCAAACATGCTCGACGGATGTTTCGTCCTGAATTAATCCCACTAATTGAAAATGAGGTCAACAAATTCATCGAAGTTCGATTCATCCGTGAAGTCAAGTATCCTGCATGGATATCTATCATAGTCCCTGTAAGGAAAAGGAACGGACAATTCCAGATTTGTGTTGACTTTAGAGATCTCAATGAAGTGTGCCCTAAAGATGAATTCCTATTGCCCATTATTGAACTCATGATTACGCTACCATGGGTCACAAAACACTGTCTTTCATGGATGGATCATCTGGATATAATCTTATTCGCATGGCACCGGAAGATAAGAACTAACCGCATTTCGCACTCTGTAAGGTATATACTGTTACTAAGTGATGTCATTTTGATTAAAGAATGTTTGTGCTACTTATCAAAGAGTAATGTAAAGGATTTTTGAAGATATGCTCCACAAAAATGTTGAATGTTTTGTTGATGTGTGGTTGTCAAGTCAAATATAGGAAGAGTCGTCTTGAAGACTTAAGGAAAATTTTTGAGTGGCTAAAGAAGTACCAACTTAAGATGAACCCGCTGAAATGTGCATTCGGTGTCACATCAAGAAAATTCCTCGGATTTATTGTGGGACATCGAGGGATTGAAATTGAGCAAGCCAAAATTGATGTGATCTTAAAAAAGCCCGGACCGCGAAATATCCAAGAGCTAAAAACCTTGCAAGGGAACGTTCTATCGGAGCTTTATTGGTCCAAGATAATGACGATGTGAAGGAAACTGCAATGTAGTAGTTGAGTAAAATGATGACGCCAAATGAATTGAACTACTTGCCAATAGAGAAGTTATGCTTAGCCCTTATATTTGTCATTCAAAAGCTAGAACACTACTTTCAAGCCCACATTGTTCGTCTTGTTTTGAAAGCGCACCCATTAAAATACGTTATGTCAAGACCAGTTCTTTCTGACAGGCTCACAAGGTGGTATCTTCAATTGCAACAATTCGAAATTATATATATCCCTCAGAAGGCTGTGAAGGGGCGAGCCTTAGCTGACTTCTTATCGGATCACCCAATCCATGCCGATTGGGAGTTATCTAATGATTTGCCAGACAAAGACATTCTTGTGATAGAAGTCACTCCCCTTTTGAAGATGTACTTTGATGGAGCTGCACATAAAGAAGGGGCCGGTGCTGGGATTATATTTGTCACATCTGAAGGGGAGATGTTACCGTACTCGTTCACTTTGGCTCAAAACTGCTcaacaatgttgttgaatatCAAGCTCTAATACTTGGACTTGAAATGACAGTCAACATAAAACAACTACATCTTCAAGTGTACGGAGATTACCAGCTAGCAGTCAATCAATTACTCGGATCATATGAAGTCAAGAAGCCCGAATTACTCCCATATTTCAATTATGTTAAGAGGCTTATGGGATGGcttagaaaaaaataataagcaaGCCGGTGCGCTATCGAAACTTGCTTCCACACTTGCCATGCCAATGATGAGACTCGTGTACAAATTTGCAAGAGTTGGGTCATACCATCATTATTTGACGATGAAAGCGATGGAGAAATGGAAGATGATAACTACATTATTGAACTATTCGAGATTGAGAAGGAAGATTGGCGTCGGACATTTGTTGATTACCTGAAGTACGAAAAACTACCAAAAGTTAGATGACGTTCATCTCGCTTTATCTACTACAAAGGTACCTTGTATAGACGTTCATTTGATGGAGTATTCTTATGTTGTTTAGGAGATGAAGAAGCCACCCGAGCCATCAAGGAAGTCCATTTTGGAATATACGGTGCTCATCAAACATACCCAAAGTTACATTTTCGAATAAAAAGAATGGGTTATTACTGACCAACAATGGTAAGAGATTGCATGGATTATGCACAAAGATTTCAATCCTGTTAGTACCATGCAAATTTCATTCACCAACTGCATGAGCCAATACATCCTACAGTATCCTCTTGACCATTTGATGCATGAAGCTTAGATGTATTCAGGCATATGACTAAGTCTTCTGATGGACATTTGTATATCCTAGCTGCAACAAAATACTTTTCTAAATGGGCTGAAGCAGTGTCTatcaaagaaatgaagaaagaaAATTTAGCCGAATTTATTCGCACCCACATTATCTACCGCTACGGGATTCCTCGGTATATGATCATAGATAATGGAAAGCCtttttgcaatattttaattgcaAAACTCTGTGTGAAGTTCAGTTTTAAATAAAGAAAGTCTTCCATGTATTACGCCACTACTAATGGTCTGGCTGAAACTTTCAAAAAGAGATTATAAAATCTGTTGAAAGAgataatttctaaataaaaaatggaCTGGAATGAGAGAATTGGAGAGGCTTTATGGGCATACATAACTACTTATAGAATGCCTTCTCAAGCGACTCCTTATGCATTAGTGTATGGTGTGGAAGCTATCATTCCCTTCGAACACAAATTTTGTCACTAAGAATGGTCGTGCAAGAGGCCTTGACAGAGGAAGAGAAAGCACGTCTGCGCCTTGAGGAATTAGAAGCTCTTGATGAGAAAAGACTTTAAGCATAACACAAACTCCAGTGTTATCAAGCTCGTCTCTCTCGGTCATTCAACAAGTACGATCAAGCTCATTCCAAGTTGGTGATTTGGTGCTCCCAGTGAGAAGACCTATCATCACTACCCATCGAACTGGGAACAAATTCACATCCAAATGAGATGGCTCGTATGTTGTCAAAGAAATATATACAAATGTTGTATAAAAACTAGTGGCCGAAGATGGTTTGAGAATCAGCCACATAAATGGAAAATTCTTGAAATGTTactatgtgtaaaaaaaaaaaatcctgaCACAAGAGTATAAACTGTGAACGGTGCCCACCAAAGGTAGTACATGTGGCTAAACTGTTATGTACCCCACCAATGATAAATTCATGTGGTTAAACTATATTTTTTCCCACTTAAGATATTCTATGTAGTTAAACTATTAAATACCCACCTAGTCTAGGGTGGTTAAACTATACACTCCTAGCCCGAATGAGCATAAATTGTGCACGGTACCTCCGAAAacaaattatcaatttttttaaactaCGTTATGACTTGATCCCTCTAATGGTACATAGGAAACTTAGATATTTTCTGAGTACAATCatgaaattgttgttttcttttcacgtggaaatatatattttcgatGAAAGGTAAATACAATCTAAATGTTGTGTGTAAAAAAATCAGAGAAGTAAATTTCCAACTGTCTCAAAAAGATGTTCATTACATAAAGCAGAAAGAACATAAAAACCccaagaaaatgctaaaaagcCAAGGGATAAAACTtcttaaagttttttttttttttacttctagATGGATCGTCGATGTATTCAAACTCCCGATAACTTCATCATCCAATGGGAAAAATGTTTCCGATCATATTGATTTCTCCCTCAGTCTCATGAATCTCTGCTTGAGCATTGGACAACGATCTTTGTTGACTATTCAAGGAAGCAGATAAAATTTTTTTCCCCTTCTTCAAATCACCAGGTTCTTTAATAATGTGCTCCAACTCCTCTTAAGTAGATTGTACTTGACTCACATTTTGAACTCTTTCGATGTATGTGATAAAGATGAAATAAAAATTGGAAAGATagataaaaaatatgtatatcaCCTCGCTTCATCAACACCGGTGAGCTCTTTTGCAATAGGATTGACTTCATCATATAGATGCTCGGTGGTGGAGAGGCCAGACAAAGAATGCAAATCCCACAAAAATGTAGATAATTCACCGAGTTAAAGTCAATAGCGAATTCTTGAGTGGCACCATGCCTTGCAAAACGCCTTCATGATGTTGGTATATCGATCATATGCGAACAATGAAGCGAACACTGGGTCGTATAGTTGCTCGATCTGCTTGAAGTCTATGATCACACCGGCTAAGAATATCTTCAATACACTCCCAATATCCTTTGATATAATGAAACTCGCCAGTGAATTGAAGTGTATCATCACACGTTGCCTTGCCTTTAATTATATTCCGCCCCAATGATGGTAATAGAATATGCTCTTGTGATAGTTGATGATAAGTCGTTCGTAAAGCTCAAACCTCGGAAGTTTTGTTGAAAGGGGCCTCGATCGACCACTCAACGATACAAAGCGGTTTTGTCAACCGCGACCATGGCTTTGCATAACGATCGGTTATGGGCTCATCAACAACCAAAATAATGTCTTTTTCTTCTGGTTGACTCTCGTTCTCAAGTAACTCCAAGCTTTGGATGCCGGAAGAAGACGATATATCTTTAAAGAAAATCATTGTGCtgcaaaaggaaaaaagaagaaaaacgtGGAATGCAAAAGGAATGGAATGGAAGAAAGAAAGTCAAGCAAGACGAAATCTCACGTATTCAAATTTATGtaagagattttttttaaaaaatccaaCTTCAACAAGGAAATTTTCGTGACTTGTTTACTAAAAAATCGATTCGTGAATAAGTTCCTATGGGGcatttgtagaaaattaaatcttttgactcattaaattatggaaaatacaaaataatattaaaatatcaataaaaaaattctatttattGGGATATTAAATTCTTTCGAAAATAAAtagttatattttaatatattttgtaagcaaatcaaaattttaaatcaaggTTTTCAATCTTATACTAAATAgaagaaatattaatattttaatatttataaatccAATCTTGTACTCAATGGAAGAAAatactaatattattttttatttgaaatcaaatctTGTGATTAACGGAAAGTAATCACCAAATAAATCACGAGGAGCCAATCAAATTATGAGACGTCGTCAAGTGAAAATGGAAATAATTTGCATCCTTCGACTACAAAGGACTAAGAAAGAAGAGACACAATACAAAAGACAAATAAGTAGAAGAGAATTGAAGTCGCAAATTCTCTTAACTTAAGCTcttcaaattcaagaaaatcaagGAAGTTTAAAGCGTTCATCGTGTTCTTCTTCAAATTATTCAAACTCAAGAAAATTGTGTTCttcatcaaattcaagaagatCGAGTTCTTCATCCAATTCAAGAAGATTAGCGAAGTTCAAGACGTAATTCAAGGCGTTCATCGTGTTCTTCTTCAAattattcaaattcaaaaagaTCGTGTTCTTCATAAAATTCAAGAAGATCGAGTTAttcatcaaattcaagaagatAAGTGAAGTTCAAGGCATTATTCAAAGCGTTCATCatgtttttcttcaaattattcAAATTCGAGAAGATCAAGTTCTTCATAAAATTCAAGAAGATCTAGTTCTTCATCAACTTCAATAAAATAACTCATTGTGGTCTTCTTCAAATTATTCAAATTCAATAAGACCGTGTTTTTCATCTAATTCAAGAAAATCAACGAAATCGTTCATCTTCAAATTCAAGACCAACAAATTTCAAGGCGCGATCCACACGTTGATCGCGTTCTTCTCAAATTTTGAAGCTTTATTCAATATCAATGCGTTGACCTATTGAATTAACGATATTGAAATATCAAACCATCTTCCACGAAAATGAAATATCCAAgaaactaaaatttcaaaagaaattGTTGTTGAACAGAATAATCAATGGATCATTTAGAGAttacatccataaatctttatttattttaaaaattcaattagTATCC
This sequence is a window from Primulina huaijiensis isolate GDHJ02 chromosome 13, ASM1229523v2, whole genome shotgun sequence. Protein-coding genes within it:
- the LOC140991257 gene encoding uncharacterized protein, with the translated sequence MTPNELNYLPIEKLCLALIFVIQKLEHYFQAHIVRLVLKAHPLKYVMSRPVLSDRLTRWYLQLQQFEIIYIPQKAVKGRALADFLSDHPIHADWELSNDLPDKDILVIEVTPLLKMYFDGAAHKEGAGAGIIFVTSEGEMLPYSFTLAQNCSTMLLNIKL